A genomic region of Janthinobacterium lividum contains the following coding sequences:
- a CDS encoding MarR family winged helix-turn-helix transcriptional regulator, whose amino-acid sequence MTSRAARLFARVIERKLKLIGMAPGQLPVFYELANGAQLTQKALTVAAAVEQPTMAATLARMERDGLVSRQPDPSDGRSSLFGLTPAALQQSPLIKEAIHASNREALAGFSAEEEHALLDMLSRIIANLDSKSTTPNPG is encoded by the coding sequence ATGACGAGCCGGGCTGCACGCCTGTTTGCCAGGGTCATCGAGCGCAAGCTCAAGCTGATCGGCATGGCGCCGGGCCAGTTGCCCGTATTTTACGAACTGGCAAATGGCGCGCAGCTGACGCAGAAAGCACTGACCGTGGCCGCTGCCGTCGAGCAGCCGACCATGGCGGCCACGCTGGCGCGCATGGAACGTGACGGCCTGGTCAGCCGCCAACCCGATCCCAGCGATGGACGCAGCAGCCTGTTCGGCCTTACCCCGGCCGCATTACAGCAGTCGCCCCTGATCAAGGAAGCGATTCATGCCAGCAACCGCGAAGCCCTCGCCGGTTTCAGCGCCGAGGAAGAACACGCCTTGCTGGACATGCTCAGCCGCATCATCGCCAATCTCGACAGCAAATCCACCACGCCAAACCCGGGCTGA